The Agromyces mariniharenae genome includes a window with the following:
- a CDS encoding thymidylate synthase, whose protein sequence is MKYRNATHAFVSELAQLRERGQVVEVRGATTTELLSRLVVLERPTERFITVPGRRNDPWATVAETMWVIAGREDVAYLERYLPRAPDYSDDGQVWRGAYGPRIRDWAGTDQVDEVRQLLLNDPLTRRAVINIFDPARDFIETRDVPCNNWIHFIQRDGRLDMNVAIRSNDIVWGFSGINTFEWSVLHEMMAYWTGFGVGHCSYFISSLHFYNDRLNQVDRTLSGFSGGSGYEAGWVAPSFITAWEDFPMVMQEWFRIEHELASGADAAAAITQFPDPLLRHFLELLRIKWLQRGDVNDGALMTEVENLGRTDGAFALRELLFRDSALIANAGTAHGADELRDDISRLHRMKDAAYGDAWKRRGELISIASNLARKADRIGSVTAGAPAGSESLLDTAVDLLVYALKYQLFIMEHDSELAAHTLGTSGLPFSDGTRWFDALLWHLDFDVQVGSVEQEAVQTVTAFNRLDELLQDTPEGPWATKQVLAEHLTVSALRLVHAVAAVDWGARSALRREARGER, encoded by the coding sequence ATGAAGTATCGGAACGCCACCCATGCATTTGTTTCCGAGCTGGCTCAGTTACGAGAACGTGGACAAGTCGTCGAAGTGCGCGGGGCTACCACTACGGAGTTACTGAGCCGTCTTGTTGTTCTGGAACGGCCGACGGAACGATTCATCACCGTTCCGGGTCGCCGCAACGATCCCTGGGCCACCGTAGCTGAGACAATGTGGGTAATTGCTGGCCGTGAAGATGTGGCCTATCTCGAACGTTATCTGCCGCGCGCCCCGGACTATTCGGACGATGGGCAGGTTTGGCGAGGTGCGTATGGACCTCGCATCCGCGATTGGGCCGGAACTGACCAAGTGGATGAGGTCCGGCAACTCTTGCTCAATGACCCGCTGACGCGGCGTGCTGTAATCAACATCTTCGACCCCGCCCGTGACTTTATCGAGACTCGCGACGTTCCTTGCAACAACTGGATTCATTTCATCCAGCGGGACGGGCGCCTCGACATGAACGTGGCGATTCGATCGAACGACATCGTGTGGGGATTCTCGGGAATTAACACGTTTGAATGGAGTGTCCTCCACGAGATGATGGCCTACTGGACGGGCTTTGGCGTCGGCCATTGCTCGTACTTCATTTCGTCACTTCATTTCTACAATGATCGGCTGAATCAGGTGGATCGAACGCTGTCTGGCTTTTCCGGAGGGTCTGGTTACGAAGCGGGATGGGTCGCTCCGTCATTTATCACGGCTTGGGAAGATTTCCCAATGGTCATGCAGGAGTGGTTTCGGATCGAGCATGAGCTCGCGAGCGGGGCCGACGCTGCCGCAGCGATCACCCAGTTTCCGGACCCACTGCTGAGGCATTTCCTCGAGCTGCTGCGCATCAAGTGGCTTCAGCGAGGTGACGTCAACGACGGAGCCCTGATGACGGAGGTCGAGAATCTCGGCCGAACCGACGGCGCGTTCGCCCTCCGCGAGTTGTTGTTTCGCGACTCTGCGTTGATCGCCAATGCAGGAACAGCCCACGGGGCTGACGAGCTGCGTGACGATATCTCCAGGCTCCACCGCATGAAGGACGCTGCATACGGTGACGCTTGGAAGCGGCGCGGCGAGCTGATCAGCATCGCGTCAAACTTGGCCAGGAAGGCCGATCGAATCGGGAGCGTAACTGCCGGTGCTCCCGCAGGCTCAGAGTCGTTGCTCGATACGGCCGTCGACCTGCTTGTCTACGCTCTAAAGTATCAGCTCTTCATCATGGAGCATGATTCAGAGCTGGCGGCCCACACACTCGGGACGTCAGGGCTTCCGTTCAGTGACGGCACTCGGTGGTTCGACGCCCTGCTCTGGCACCTCGATTTCGATGTGCAGGTTGGGAGCGTCGAGCAAGAGGCTGTACAAACGGTCACAGCGTTCAATCGACTTGACGAGCTGCTTCAAGACACACCCGAAGGACCGTGGGCGACCAAGCAGGTCCTTGCCGAGCACCTGACGGTGAGCGCATTGCGGTTGGTCCATGCCGTCGCCGCCGTCGATTGGGGTGCCCGCTCGGCGCTTCGCCGCGAGGCAAGGGGCGAGCGATGA
- the acpS gene encoding holo-ACP synthase, with protein sequence MTLRVHVGTDLVTISRIDAMTVKGGRDWLESIWTAQELAYSELRPDRLATRWAAKEATIKALGLGIGRIEPIDIEIVSTSGAAPSLRLSASAERRASEMKVTSMSVSLSHERDLALAYVALLAEE encoded by the coding sequence ATGACCCTCCGCGTCCACGTTGGAACCGATCTCGTCACGATCTCTCGCATCGACGCAATGACCGTGAAGGGTGGCCGGGACTGGCTCGAGTCGATTTGGACCGCCCAGGAGCTCGCGTACTCTGAGTTGAGGCCCGACCGCTTGGCGACGCGCTGGGCGGCTAAGGAAGCCACAATCAAGGCACTTGGGCTGGGCATCGGGAGAATCGAGCCGATCGATATCGAGATCGTCTCGACTTCCGGCGCGGCGCCGTCGTTGAGACTTTCAGCCTCCGCTGAGCGGCGCGCGTCGGAGATGAAGGTGACATCGATGTCCGTGTCACTCAGTCATGAACGCGACCTTGCGCTCGCGTATGTTGCACTTCTCGCAGAGGAATAG
- a CDS encoding helix-turn-helix domain-containing protein → MPTPSSQPDDELVALGTRLRDARETIGFTQSEVSGAIGIPRTSVLAIEAGKRNVTTAELKKFARLYRRSIEWLLGEAEPDLSSNVALFRATDALSPRDREQVLRFAEFLASGRPPEDSGAS, encoded by the coding sequence ATGCCCACTCCATCCTCACAACCAGATGACGAGCTCGTCGCGCTGGGAACGCGCCTCCGCGATGCGCGTGAAACGATCGGCTTTACGCAATCTGAGGTCAGCGGGGCGATCGGCATCCCGCGAACAAGCGTTCTTGCGATCGAGGCTGGCAAGCGAAACGTGACAACCGCCGAGCTCAAGAAATTCGCACGCTTGTACCGCCGGAGCATCGAATGGTTGCTCGGGGAAGCTGAGCCCGACCTCTCTTCGAACGTGGCACTCTTCCGGGCCACAGATGCACTGTCCCCTCGAGACCGAGAACAGGTCCTTCGCTTCGCTGAGTTCCTTGCGTCCGGCAGGCCACCCGAAGACTCAGGTGCCTCGTAA
- a CDS encoding class I SAM-dependent methyltransferase, whose product MNDTSAKLLDDVAALVEGGETSFGLVGDATISLPVSRWFRENAPGCSLDAFGLAAATALGLASHRYAELEVIRPANLIVAADADKELVIRHCLPFIDYVPRLLVAGYGHYQFHDQRFEAIRSSLMVPSLANGYPNTLVHLYQCMVNAARLGLQGSVVEFGTYKGGTTRFLAETVRELHQQWRVVSLDSFDGFPPRRSPLDMYDHPGAEFRDLAAVERYLESCGVDLLAGDIVLTARQVAGRPVVLAFIDTDNYSAATAALDAIQDHVVPGGAIVFDHFTGVDRFRYTLGERMAAARLLDDSRYFNLHATGVFHRQK is encoded by the coding sequence ATGAACGATACGAGCGCCAAACTCCTGGACGATGTCGCCGCGCTGGTCGAGGGCGGCGAGACATCGTTTGGTCTCGTCGGCGACGCGACCATCTCTCTTCCGGTGTCGAGGTGGTTTCGTGAGAACGCACCCGGCTGCTCACTCGACGCCTTCGGCCTCGCAGCCGCAACCGCTCTGGGTTTGGCGTCTCACCGGTACGCGGAGCTTGAGGTCATCCGACCAGCGAACCTCATCGTCGCGGCCGATGCAGACAAGGAGCTGGTGATCCGACACTGCCTCCCGTTCATCGACTACGTCCCCCGACTGCTTGTGGCGGGCTATGGTCACTACCAATTCCACGACCAGCGTTTCGAGGCGATCCGATCAAGCCTGATGGTACCTTCGCTCGCGAACGGCTACCCGAACACACTCGTGCACCTTTACCAGTGCATGGTGAATGCTGCACGCCTCGGTCTACAGGGCTCGGTCGTCGAGTTCGGTACGTACAAGGGCGGGACAACACGATTCCTCGCTGAAACAGTCCGCGAGCTCCACCAGCAATGGCGCGTGGTCAGCCTCGACAGCTTCGACGGCTTTCCACCGCGGCGCTCGCCACTCGACATGTACGACCATCCAGGGGCAGAGTTCCGCGACCTCGCGGCGGTTGAGCGCTATCTTGAGTCCTGTGGCGTCGACCTCCTCGCCGGAGACATCGTCCTCACGGCCCGCCAAGTGGCCGGGCGGCCGGTGGTGCTCGCCTTCATCGACACCGACAACTACAGCGCTGCGACCGCGGCACTGGACGCCATACAGGATCACGTCGTACCCGGAGGCGCGATCGTCTTCGATCATTTCACTGGCGTCGACCGCTTCCGATACACCCTCGGCGAGAGAATGGCCGCGGCGCGATTACTTGACGATTCACGCTATTTCAATTTGCACGCAACAGGCGTATTTCATAGGCAGAAGTAA
- a CDS encoding nucleotide kinase domain-containing protein, with translation MAKPKPRPGVYDLYWQFAARRQHAFESRIAGNPWPWTSDPILRAYKFCNVFRAADRVSQYMIRNVAYRDDDSSAQDRLFQIVAFRTFSNIATWEYVTTWLEHSPRIDDLGSGQFEAALNAALEANGGLYTGAFILCATNAYGRSRKHLNHVELFRDMFVKRDLGTKLLTATSLREIYDRLHTFPLMGDFMSYQTAIDLNYSDYINFSEDDFTQPGPGAVRGIKKVFTDLDGLSPQEVIMWMVDHQEEEFERLGLEFNGLWGRRLHAIDAQGLFCETDKYCREAVPELRSARSRIKARFVESPAPIELFFPPKWGLNKLVPRQPVLGSSRPDALIPMF, from the coding sequence ATGGCAAAGCCAAAGCCAAGACCAGGCGTGTACGATCTATATTGGCAGTTTGCGGCACGCAGGCAGCACGCATTCGAGTCGCGAATCGCAGGAAATCCTTGGCCCTGGACGTCGGATCCAATCTTGCGCGCGTACAAATTCTGCAACGTTTTCCGGGCCGCGGATCGCGTTAGTCAGTACATGATTCGAAATGTTGCATATCGCGATGACGATTCGTCAGCACAGGATCGGTTATTTCAGATCGTTGCCTTCCGAACCTTTAGCAATATCGCGACGTGGGAGTACGTGACCACTTGGCTGGAGCATTCCCCGCGCATTGACGACCTCGGTTCGGGTCAGTTTGAGGCTGCGCTCAATGCAGCACTCGAGGCCAATGGCGGCCTATACACCGGGGCGTTCATTCTCTGCGCGACTAATGCCTACGGTAGGTCCCGCAAACACCTCAACCATGTAGAGCTCTTCCGCGACATGTTCGTGAAGCGTGACTTGGGAACGAAACTGCTCACGGCGACCTCCCTTCGAGAAATTTACGATCGTCTTCACACCTTTCCCCTCATGGGCGATTTCATGTCATACCAGACGGCAATCGATCTGAACTACTCCGACTACATCAACTTCTCAGAGGACGACTTCACGCAACCTGGGCCAGGCGCTGTTCGCGGTATCAAGAAGGTCTTCACCGACTTGGACGGGCTATCCCCGCAAGAGGTGATCATGTGGATGGTTGATCACCAGGAGGAAGAGTTCGAACGTCTCGGTCTGGAGTTCAATGGCCTCTGGGGGCGCCGGCTGCATGCCATCGACGCGCAGGGCCTCTTCTGCGAGACAGACAAGTACTGTCGCGAGGCCGTGCCAGAGCTCCGGAGTGCTCGCTCCCGCATAAAAGCGCGATTCGTGGAGTCCCCTGCCCCGATTGAGCTCTTTTTCCCACCCAAGTGGGGTCTCAACAAACTGGTTCCGCGACAGCCTGTGCTCGGGAGCTCACGGCCGGACGCACTCATTCCGATGTTCTAG
- a CDS encoding ATP-dependent Clp protease ATP-binding subunit, with protein MPEDFSDTGANSFDEFLARYLAGEQARQARSIDLSRFLTARTQSILQRAGKFALERGQTELDALHILRVIVEDEAVTQAIQRIGVAPERIITATEARLPAASDVADINAATITPSASRALFHAYQVARSSGSTYIDPEHLFFALVLGQDAPAGQVLARAGVTAEALTQGMRETVDPESLGDEGFDTRSTSSSATQPTDTPMLDKFGMDLTQRARDGELDPVIGRVDEIEQTIEILSRRTKNNPVLVGEAGVGKTAIVEGLARAIVEESVPEALLGKRVISLDLPGMLAGTRYRGDFEERLTKTMEEIATHKGELIVFIDEVHTVVGAGGAGDGGMDAGNILKPRLARGELHLVGATTLKEYRQIEKDPALERRFQPVKVGEPSIEDSVLILQGLKPAYEQHHGVEYTDAAIRSAVELSARYLSERVLPDKAIDLIDQAGARLRLRLGVKVDVSELIGRLAELEADKNAAVTAEHYEEASRIRDEISKVQDKLDEATADAIKRGKVAQAGGSDAASDTIVDEAQIAAVISRATGIPVNRLTEGERERLAELEQELHARVIGQDDAVTAVARAVRRNRTGMGDAKRPVGSFLFLGPTGVGKTELARALADRLFDDEGAIIRFDMSEFGERHTVSRLVGAPPGYVGYDEAGQLTERVRRNPYSIVLFDEIEKAHPDVFNLLLQVLDDGRLTDGQGRTVDFRNTVVVMTSNLGSEFLASRSGALGFVASTDAAANGFSSQDDVRQRVMGKLREAMRPEFLNRIDEIVLFTKLTQEQIAEIVRLMLGATVARLSAREVGFEATDAAVAWLAEHGYEPEYGARPLRRLIQREVEDRIADLFVTGALGDGEAVQVDAVDGSLVVTPVARATVDVPLAA; from the coding sequence GTGCCCGAAGACTTCAGCGACACCGGCGCGAACTCGTTCGACGAGTTCCTCGCCCGGTATCTCGCGGGTGAGCAGGCCAGGCAGGCGCGGTCGATCGACCTCAGCCGGTTCCTGACCGCGCGCACCCAGAGCATCCTGCAGCGTGCCGGCAAGTTCGCGCTCGAGCGCGGACAGACCGAGCTCGACGCGCTGCACATCCTGCGCGTCATCGTCGAGGACGAGGCGGTCACGCAGGCCATCCAGCGCATCGGCGTCGCGCCGGAGCGCATCATCACCGCGACCGAGGCGCGCCTGCCCGCGGCATCCGATGTGGCTGACATCAACGCGGCCACCATCACGCCGTCGGCGTCCCGCGCGCTCTTCCACGCGTACCAAGTGGCGCGCTCGAGCGGCTCGACGTACATCGACCCCGAGCACCTCTTCTTCGCGCTCGTGCTGGGGCAGGATGCCCCGGCCGGCCAGGTGCTGGCGCGCGCGGGCGTGACTGCTGAGGCGCTCACGCAGGGGATGCGGGAGACCGTTGACCCCGAGTCGCTCGGTGACGAGGGTTTCGATACGCGTTCGACTTCGTCGAGCGCTACTCAACCCACGGATACCCCCATGCTCGACAAGTTCGGCATGGACCTCACGCAGCGCGCCCGTGACGGCGAGCTCGACCCCGTTATCGGACGCGTCGACGAGATCGAGCAGACCATCGAGATCCTGAGCCGACGCACGAAGAACAACCCCGTGCTGGTCGGCGAGGCCGGCGTCGGTAAGACCGCGATCGTCGAAGGGCTCGCCCGGGCGATCGTGGAAGAGAGCGTCCCCGAGGCGCTGCTCGGCAAGCGCGTCATCTCGCTCGACCTGCCCGGCATGCTCGCCGGCACCCGCTATCGCGGCGACTTCGAGGAGCGCCTCACCAAGACCATGGAGGAGATCGCCACCCACAAGGGCGAGCTCATCGTGTTCATCGACGAGGTGCACACGGTTGTCGGCGCGGGCGGTGCCGGTGACGGCGGCATGGACGCGGGCAACATCCTGAAGCCGCGCCTCGCGCGGGGTGAGCTGCACCTCGTCGGCGCGACCACGCTCAAGGAGTACCGCCAGATCGAGAAGGACCCGGCGCTCGAGCGTCGCTTCCAGCCCGTGAAGGTCGGCGAGCCGTCGATCGAGGACTCGGTGCTGATCCTGCAGGGCCTCAAGCCCGCGTACGAGCAGCACCACGGCGTCGAGTACACGGATGCCGCGATCCGCTCGGCTGTCGAGCTGAGCGCCCGCTACCTCAGCGAGCGCGTCCTGCCAGACAAGGCCATCGACCTCATCGACCAGGCCGGCGCGCGACTGCGCCTCCGCCTCGGCGTGAAGGTGGACGTGTCCGAGCTCATCGGCCGACTGGCCGAGCTCGAGGCCGACAAGAACGCGGCGGTCACGGCCGAGCACTACGAGGAGGCGTCGCGCATCCGCGACGAGATCTCGAAGGTGCAGGACAAGCTCGACGAGGCGACCGCTGACGCGATCAAGCGCGGCAAGGTTGCGCAGGCCGGCGGCTCCGATGCGGCATCCGACACCATCGTCGACGAGGCGCAGATCGCCGCGGTGATCTCGCGGGCGACCGGCATCCCGGTCAACCGCCTCACCGAGGGCGAGCGCGAGCGCCTCGCCGAGCTCGAGCAGGAGCTGCACGCCCGGGTCATCGGGCAGGACGACGCCGTGACCGCCGTCGCGCGCGCCGTGCGCCGCAACCGCACCGGCATGGGCGACGCGAAGCGTCCCGTGGGATCGTTCCTGTTCCTCGGCCCGACCGGCGTCGGCAAGACCGAGCTGGCGCGTGCGCTGGCCGACCGCCTGTTCGACGACGAGGGCGCGATCATCCGCTTCGACATGAGCGAGTTCGGCGAGCGGCACACCGTGTCGAGGCTCGTCGGCGCCCCTCCCGGCTATGTCGGTTACGACGAGGCGGGCCAGCTCACCGAGCGCGTTCGTCGGAACCCGTACTCGATCGTGCTGTTCGACGAGATCGAGAAGGCGCATCCCGACGTGTTCAACCTGCTGCTGCAGGTGCTCGACGACGGCCGCCTCACCGACGGTCAGGGTCGCACGGTCGACTTCCGCAACACGGTGGTCGTGATGACCTCGAACCTCGGCTCCGAGTTCCTCGCGTCGCGGTCGGGTGCACTCGGCTTCGTGGCGTCGACGGATGCCGCGGCGAACGGCTTCTCGTCGCAGGACGACGTGCGCCAGCGGGTCATGGGCAAGCTCCGCGAGGCCATGCGCCCCGAGTTCCTGAACCGCATCGACGAGATCGTGCTGTTCACCAAGCTCACGCAGGAGCAGATCGCCGAGATCGTGCGCCTCATGCTCGGCGCGACGGTCGCGCGGCTCTCGGCTCGCGAGGTCGGCTTCGAGGCCACGGATGCCGCGGTGGCCTGGCTCGCCGAGCACGGGTACGAGCCCGAGTACGGTGCTCGCCCCCTGCGTCGCCTGATCCAGCGCGAGGTCGAGGACCGCATCGCGGACCTCTTCGTCACCGGCGCCTTGGGCGACGGCGAGGCGGTGCAGGTCGACGCGGTCGACGGGTCGCTCGTGGTCACCCCGGTGGCGCGCGCGACCGTGGACGTGCCGCTGGCGGCGTAG
- a CDS encoding radical SAM protein yields MKQAAGAGMPLRDYRIHRYVNAFCPRCHDEDPDRPLSEVRRLSGWLADRDGRVWLERGCPDHGMISTMYDESAEILTYLEQWTAPTKVHSPDTIGNFKPVPSAYEDGLPQMQTQHTCILLQDITDHCNLRCPTCFAESSPAASAIAPLAQVLASVDARLARENNRIDVLMLSGGEPTLYPWLEQLLEHLVARPVVRILLNSNGLRIAQDDAFVEVLKKHRQRVEVYLQYDGESKEASAYHRGADIRRFKERAIERLSAAGVFTTLTMTAALGVNDGEIGAVIHRAMATPFVGGVTIQPVFGSGRSAGIDPTDRLTHTGVLARLGPQTDGEVNWHDLTALPCSHPHCCSVGYLLKDDSGDWKSLVGLIGHDRLKEFLDLEPDLIANRIADSQVNKRIREVVKSSLLDLLSEQSSLSHPSMSDIWRDICQACDLGIGTLATLAASQLPGQHQRLRNMLGERVLRITVKPFMDINTMIEERLTQCCVHVATVNETTDAHQCAPFCAVQAWAPLSRTRLSTATGTQVQPERLSPVRATGRTQLPVTVA; encoded by the coding sequence ATGAAACAGGCCGCAGGTGCCGGGATGCCGCTGCGCGATTACCGCATCCATCGCTACGTCAACGCGTTCTGCCCGCGCTGCCACGATGAGGATCCGGATCGCCCGCTGTCGGAGGTGCGACGGCTCTCCGGTTGGCTCGCCGACCGCGATGGCCGGGTCTGGCTCGAGCGCGGATGCCCCGACCACGGCATGATCAGCACGATGTACGACGAGTCGGCCGAGATCCTGACGTACTTGGAGCAGTGGACTGCGCCGACGAAGGTGCACTCGCCCGACACGATCGGCAACTTCAAGCCGGTGCCGTCGGCGTACGAGGACGGCCTGCCGCAGATGCAGACCCAGCACACGTGCATCCTGTTGCAGGACATCACCGACCACTGCAACCTGCGGTGCCCGACGTGCTTCGCCGAGTCGAGCCCTGCCGCATCCGCGATCGCACCGCTCGCCCAGGTCCTGGCGTCGGTGGACGCGCGTCTCGCGCGCGAGAACAATCGCATCGACGTGCTGATGCTCTCGGGCGGCGAGCCGACGCTCTATCCCTGGCTCGAGCAGCTTCTCGAGCACCTCGTCGCCCGGCCGGTCGTGCGCATCCTGCTCAACTCGAACGGGCTGCGGATCGCCCAGGACGACGCATTCGTCGAGGTGCTCAAGAAGCACCGCCAGCGCGTCGAGGTGTATCTGCAGTACGACGGCGAGTCGAAGGAGGCGTCGGCGTACCACCGCGGTGCCGACATCCGCCGCTTCAAGGAGCGCGCGATCGAGCGGCTCTCGGCAGCCGGGGTCTTCACCACCCTGACCATGACCGCCGCACTCGGGGTCAACGACGGCGAGATCGGGGCGGTCATCCACCGAGCCATGGCGACGCCGTTCGTCGGCGGCGTCACGATCCAGCCGGTGTTCGGATCGGGCCGCTCGGCGGGGATCGATCCCACCGACCGCCTCACCCACACGGGCGTGCTCGCGCGCCTCGGCCCGCAGACCGACGGCGAGGTGAACTGGCACGACCTCACCGCACTGCCGTGCAGCCATCCGCACTGCTGCTCGGTCGGCTACCTGCTCAAGGACGACTCCGGCGACTGGAAGTCGCTGGTCGGACTGATCGGGCACGACCGGCTCAAGGAGTTCCTCGACCTCGAACCCGACCTGATCGCGAACCGGATCGCCGACTCACAGGTCAACAAGCGGATACGCGAGGTCGTGAAGAGCTCTCTCCTCGACCTGCTGAGCGAGCAGTCGTCGCTGTCGCATCCATCGATGTCCGACATCTGGCGCGACATCTGCCAGGCCTGCGACCTGGGCATCGGCACGCTGGCGACGCTCGCCGCGTCGCAGCTTCCCGGCCAGCACCAGCGACTGCGGAACATGCTGGGCGAGCGCGTCCTGCGCATCACGGTGAAGCCGTTCATGGACATCAACACGATGATCGAGGAGCGCCTCACCCAGTGCTGCGTGCACGTCGCCACGGTCAACGAGACGACCGACGCGCACCAGTGCGCCCCGTTCTGCGCCGTGCAGGCCTGGGCACCGCTCAGCCGGACGCGCCTCTCGACCGCGACCGGCACGCAGGTGCAACCCGAGCGCCTCAGCCCGGTGCGCGCCACAGGGCGCACCCAGTTGCCGGTGACCGTCGCATGA
- a CDS encoding ImmA/IrrE family metallo-endopeptidase, producing the protein MQAAADALQDLDIDQTRPVDPFDAVARLDLELLFAPLDNLLGAIVPSPTMSAASGVLITTERQASIQRYTAAHEIGHWYLDQDYLAVDIQVDTQDEVVGIPSNERERRAQLFASYFLMPLPLVSRTARRHGLRRGDEATAVQAYAIARDMHVSFEAATRQLYNCGFILDSNVRSLLKSRPISVKSELALGHRPTEARGDVWTVAGEDPPAELEVFEGDDVVVSLPENRTTGYRWLSADKTDPARRPARPAPPSFGGTEGELDTASDRVDRQELVPRPELETSLPLVYDDFQLSSSAGPADAGLPVGGGGNRYLILYAQAPGVWEEHFQYASPFRPDSEPIDDVRLRFAVRPKPAVETRQRWLDEFKRAPDFND; encoded by the coding sequence ATGCAGGCGGCGGCGGACGCGCTGCAGGACCTGGACATCGACCAGACGCGTCCGGTCGACCCTTTTGATGCAGTGGCTCGCCTCGACCTCGAGTTGCTCTTCGCACCTCTCGACAATTTGCTCGGCGCGATCGTTCCCAGTCCGACCATGTCTGCAGCTTCAGGCGTCTTGATCACGACCGAACGGCAGGCATCAATCCAGCGATACACCGCGGCTCACGAAATCGGCCATTGGTACCTCGACCAGGATTACCTCGCGGTCGACATACAGGTCGACACGCAAGACGAGGTGGTCGGCATTCCATCGAACGAAAGGGAGCGCCGGGCACAACTTTTCGCGTCGTACTTTCTCATGCCGCTCCCGCTCGTCAGTCGAACGGCCAGGCGCCACGGCCTCCGCCGCGGCGACGAAGCAACGGCGGTCCAGGCGTACGCGATCGCCCGGGATATGCATGTGAGCTTTGAAGCGGCTACCCGACAGCTTTACAACTGTGGCTTCATCCTGGATTCAAACGTGAGATCGCTGCTGAAGTCTCGACCAATCAGCGTCAAAAGCGAGCTCGCCCTCGGGCATCGGCCGACCGAAGCTCGCGGCGATGTCTGGACGGTGGCCGGCGAAGACCCGCCGGCCGAGCTCGAGGTGTTCGAGGGTGACGATGTGGTGGTTTCACTTCCCGAGAACCGGACCACAGGGTACAGATGGCTGTCGGCCGACAAGACAGACCCCGCCCGTAGGCCTGCACGACCCGCACCGCCCAGTTTCGGCGGAACGGAGGGGGAACTGGACACAGCCTCGGACCGTGTCGATCGCCAAGAGCTCGTCCCCCGACCCGAGCTCGAGACTTCGCTCCCGCTTGTTTACGACGATTTCCAGCTCAGTTCCTCCGCTGGGCCGGCGGACGCCGGTCTACCGGTGGGAGGTGGCGGCAACCGGTACCTCATCCTCTATGCTCAGGCTCCTGGGGTTTGGGAGGAGCACTTCCAATACGCCTCTCCCTTCCGTCCTGATTCGGAACCGATCGATGACGTACGGCTTCGATTCGCTGTGCGCCCGAAACCAGCGGTCGAAACTCGGCAACGATGGTTGGACGAATTCAAGCGTGCCCCGGACTTCAATGACTAG
- a CDS encoding transposase, with protein MTGLARHRRGQCYRQLRAVYRHDQPVDGRGDAEKILESFHTFPVHEVARLGRSLRAWRTQFLAYFDTGGANNGGTEAIDLIVEKILRLAHRFPTPPTTHPARRWQAQALANQTRAPLHNEEPDFRSPGKVRSLSVTTRIPAGPPA; from the coding sequence GTGACCGGACTGGCACGTCACCGTCGCGGGCAGTGCTACCGGCAGCTCCGTGCGGTCTACCGCCACGACCAGCCTGTCGACGGGCGAGGGGACGCGGAGAAGATCCTCGAGTCGTTCCACACCTTCCCTGTACACGAGGTCGCCCGGCTCGGCCGGAGCCTGCGGGCTTGGCGGACCCAGTTCCTGGCCTACTTCGACACCGGCGGGGCCAACAACGGCGGCACCGAGGCCATCGACCTCATCGTCGAGAAGATCCTCAGGCTCGCGCACCGTTTCCCAACTCCACCAACTACGCATCCTGCTCGCCGCTGGCAGGCACAAGCCCTGGCGAACCAGACCCGCGCCCCGCTTCATAACGAAGAGCCGGATTTCCGTAGCCCCGGGAAGGTCCGCTCACTTTCGGTGACGACACGAATCCCGGCCGGCCCGCCGGCGTAG